A segment of the Litorilinea aerophila genome:
GCGCCCAGCCCGGGTCAGCCACTTTCCAGCTGGAACCGGGGAAGTCTCCCTCGAAATCCTCTCGCAGGATGGTCACCCAGCCGCCTTCAGTCGCAGCCGTGACTGCCGGTAGGTAGACGGCATGAAGCTGGCGAATGGCCAGTGGGAGATGGGCTGGAGCCAGGGCCGGGATGGCCGGCGTCAAGGTGATTGCCCCAAAATACCACTGGCTTCCCGGCCCCGCGCTTACAACTGCATCCACAGTAATCACCTGAGAAGCGCCAGGAGATAGTACAAAAGAGGTGGGCACCGTGGTCACTTGCACTTCCGGCATGGCGGTGGTGCTGATCTGCCAGGTCACGCTGATAGCGGCCGCGCTGGTGACGGTGCGTGTCCAGCGGCAGCGGGGGCTACACTGGCCATTGGTCAGGCTGGCCAGGTTCAGGGTGCGCGGTGTGCCACCGAAGTCTGGATCCGCAGCCTGGAACCTGGCGGCAGTTTCGTCCAGGTAGAGGCCGGCCTGGGCCGCGGCGGGCAGGTTGATGCGGCCACCTCCTTCATCGAAGGGGGTACTGGCCGTTGAGCCATCTTCCAGGAGCAGGCCATGGCGAGCAGTGGACATGAGGACCGATTGAATGGCCGCCGGCGACCAGTTGGGGTGGAGGGCGATGAGCAGGGCCGCCGCGCCGGCCGCGTGGGGGGTGGCCATGGAGGTGCCCGACTTGATGGCATAAGTCTCAGCCTCCTGGGCAGTGGCCAGGTCGGCGGCCAGAATGTAGGCGCCCGGCGCGGCCAGATCGGGCTTGAGGATGTCGGCCACCACCGGATTGGGGCCTCGGGAGCTAAACCAGGTCACTCGATCGGCGAAAGCGGGATCCAGGATTTCGGTGGGGGCGGAGATGCTTCCTCGGTGGTTGCTCCCTGCGGCCAGCCAGTCCCGTAAGGTCTGGCTGTTGTGGTAGCCCAGGTGTACCACCGGCAGGGCGAAACCAGGCTGATAGTGCAGGGTGGCCTCCCCCCATTCGGGGGTATTGGCCAGCACAAAATAGGAGGCACCGCCTGCTTTGAGATTGGCAGCTTTGACCTCCAGCGCCACCATCCCCCGGTCACAGACCACGATTTCTCCCTGGGTCCAGGTGTTCGCCGGGAAAGGCTGGGCACAGTAGGGATCACCTGCGGTGCGGGCATGGACGATAGGCGCAGGCCCATAGGCAGGTCCCTGGCCGGTGCCCCAGAGGCTGGATGGGGGAGCCGTGTTGCCGCCGGTCAGGCCGGTCAACTGATTGGGCATGGCCCGGTGGTGGGTGGTTGCACCCACGGCCATCACCCAGGGCATGGCATTCATATGGGCGGAACTGAAGGGGCCGGCGTTGCCCGCGGCCGCTGCCACCACGATGCCGGCAGCGTGGGCGCTCAACTGGGCCTGGGCGACGGCATGGCGCCAGAAGGTAATGCCCTGACCGCTGATGGAATAGTTGAGCACATCCACCCCATCCGCGATGGCCTGTTCATAGGCCGCCAGAATGGCAGAATCACTGCTCCGGTTGTTGACGCTGGTCTTGTAGATCATCAGGTTGGCGTGGGGGGCCACACCGGAGAGCCGGCGCAGGGGGCCATTGGGCGCGGGGTAGTGGATATCCACGAAGTTGCCAGCTGCAGTGGCGGCAATGTGGGAACCGTGTCCATCGTCGTCCAGGCCGCCGGTGGTGCCGGTGAAGTCGTAGATGCCGATCACTTTGTCATTACAGTAGGGCGCGCCCGTTACCGGATGACACACGCCGTAGAAACGTCCCCGGGGGTTGGTGTGGTTGTAGCCATCTGCGCCCACGTCGGCGAAGGACGGGTGGCGGTAGTTGATGCCACTGTCGATGATGCCGATAATGACACCTTCCCCCAGGGTGCCTACGCCGGCCACCGCGCTCCCATCCCAAAGGGCTGGCGCACCCATCTGGTTCGGCCCAAAGTCGGTCAGAGATTCGCTGACTCCCTCGGGCTGGACCCGTGCAATGCCCGGCAGCGTCTGAATCAGGGCTGCTTCGGCGGGTGTCAATTGGAGGGCAAAACCATTGACGGCCAGGCGGTATTGAAAGATGGGCTTCAGCGTGCGCTGGAGCCTGGTTTCCATGGTGCTGAGGGCCGCCTCTTGGCTGAGGGTCAGATAGTTCAGATAGGCCTGGCTGGTGGCACTTTCCAGGTTCAGCCTGCGCCGGCCGGTGACCTCATTGGCTGTGGCGGCCAGCCCAGGGAACTGACCCAGGTAGAGGGGCAAGGGGGGCTCCTGGAGCTGGACGATGAAGATGGTCGGTGATTCCTGTTCGGCCAGGGTAGCGGCCATGGCTCGTGGCAGGGCACCGTCGAGCGGCCGCAAGGCCAGGAGGTCCCCCACCACCAGGGTTACCACGACAAAGGTCATCAGAAATTTGCTCATCAGATCGTGGCCCCTTTCTTCAGAGAGCCAAATCAGCGAAGTCCGTTGGGAACTCTGTGGGGAAAGTGTGGGTGAATCTACCCGAGATTGTGTT
Coding sequences within it:
- a CDS encoding S8 family serine peptidase; amino-acid sequence: MSKFLMTFVVVTLVVGDLLALRPLDGALPRAMAATLAEQESPTIFIVQLQEPPLPLYLGQFPGLAATANEVTGRRRLNLESATSQAYLNYLTLSQEAALSTMETRLQRTLKPIFQYRLAVNGFALQLTPAEAALIQTLPGIARVQPEGVSESLTDFGPNQMGAPALWDGSAVAGVGTLGEGVIIGIIDSGINYRHPSFADVGADGYNHTNPRGRFYGVCHPVTGAPYCNDKVIGIYDFTGTTGGLDDDGHGSHIAATAAGNFVDIHYPAPNGPLRRLSGVAPHANLMIYKTSVNNRSSDSAILAAYEQAIADGVDVLNYSISGQGITFWRHAVAQAQLSAHAAGIVVAAAAGNAGPFSSAHMNAMPWVMAVGATTHHRAMPNQLTGLTGGNTAPPSSLWGTGQGPAYGPAPIVHARTAGDPYCAQPFPANTWTQGEIVVCDRGMVALEVKAANLKAGGASYFVLANTPEWGEATLHYQPGFALPVVHLGYHNSQTLRDWLAAGSNHRGSISAPTEILDPAFADRVTWFSSRGPNPVVADILKPDLAAPGAYILAADLATAQEAETYAIKSGTSMATPHAAGAAALLIALHPNWSPAAIQSVLMSTARHGLLLEDGSTASTPFDEGGGRINLPAAAQAGLYLDETAARFQAADPDFGGTPRTLNLASLTNGQCSPRCRWTRTVTSAAAISVTWQISTTAMPEVQVTTVPTSFVLSPGASQVITVDAVVSAGPGSQWYFGAITLTPAIPALAPAHLPLAIRQLHAVYLPAVTAATEGGWVTILREDFEGDFPGSSWKVADPGWARRNCLPYHGSFSGWAVGQEGSSSLPCHAAYPNNAFSEVVYGPFSLTDAADAKVELAYWTNTEGANDVLFWGASVDQVNFYGRRNWGTTNGWQTATFDLTDVFTLGDLRGQPRVWFALQFWSDGAGNLPAGAYVDDVVIRKYITPASAADTRRPGDGAGNGAGNCPVPANGSASCGRGMSIP